Proteins encoded together in one Amblyomma americanum isolate KBUSLIRL-KWMA chromosome 1, ASM5285725v1, whole genome shotgun sequence window:
- the LOC144115959 gene encoding uncharacterized protein LOC144115959, which translates to MLRNLGEDHWASLLSSFNEVWRTGILPDAWRTALVVPVLKMGKPPSAISSYRPVSLTSVPGKVMEAMALERLSWVGIVTGHFPEQQSGFRHHRCTADSIADLVSTLEDAKLNRHVVCLALLDIQGAFDNIRHEAILEALNIMSISNNLLQYVRGVSVWGSVLSPLLFNAVLALLPNFLPKDLRLPIHVAIYADDIAIWPQHLPFKTQAMLLNTRVGARPGRTFLHVGGRDLAWSRLLKYLGLLIDVRLTWNPAVRHFLAQSSRIQGAIRSLLAKGNGITPRLGLQLYQGMAVPQSTYALPLVRLSVAQHLAIERKLRAAIRLCLGLPRSSPVAATLAEAGSWPLELLSRRTSLRHIERLHKAPDGRPLLDRLLTRPNSKMGQAAQYFEDLVGGQPESFPLPPRPDLGHLYEVHPSLPGSRTKRNTAAVGLRQEVAAVLQAEPPGTVPIFTDGSVLPEPCPSVAAACTASSLHSSRQSRLLFVASSTTAELAAIHLAADILNEHPGIKEAAIYTDSRAALQLLLRPFKGPPIARRLAWRLDELCTRGTRIRLTWAPAHVGVLGNEEADSLAKAERSPGTPLSKNLCSFDLVRSIVDRLLLLDHPDPRVANGHPPHLLPNLGLHCKDRSLLLRLRVGCANIGSRLFRIGLSDSPGCSLCNYPEETTQHLLVIPKSDRVVVVVLFVCGVGIAGAASSYGVVGGGSSSFVWSLRLQEFITVVYKSGRKHTDADCLSRAPVDKPREEDDEDAFFGAQ; encoded by the exons ATGTTACGAAACCTCGGCGAGGACCACTGGGCCAGTCTGCTGTCCTCCTTCAACGAGGTGTGGCGGACAGGGATCCTCCCCGATGCGTGGAGAACGGCCCTGGTCGTTCCCGTCCTGAAGATGGGCAAGCCCCCATCGGCCATCAGCTCCTACCGGCCTGTCTCCCTCACTTCCGTTCCTGGAAAGGTCATGGAGGCCATGGCCTTGGAACGCCTGTCTTGGGTGGGCATCGTCACCGGCCACTTCCCGGAACAGCAATCGGGTTTCCGTCACCATCGCTGCACCGCTGACTCCATTGCAGACCTGGTGTCGACCCTGGAAGACGCGAAGCTCAACCGCCACGTAGTGTGCCTGGCTCTCCTCGACATACAAGGCGCCTTCGATAACATCCGACACGAGGCCATACTGGAGGCTCTCAACATCATGAGCATTTCCAACAACCTCCTGCAGTATGTCCGGGGTGTGTCCGTCTGG GGGAGCGTCCTTAGCCCCCTGCTCTTCAACGCCGTCTTGGCCCTCCTGCCCAACTTCCTGCCCAAGGACCTCCGGCTACCCATCCACGTGGCTATCTACGCGGATGACATTGCCATCTG GCCTCAGCATCTCCCCTTCAAAACACAGGCGATGCTCCTCAACACCAGGGTTGGCGCCCGCCCTGGCCGCACCTTCCTCCACGTTGGTGGCCGCGACCTCGCGTGGAGCCGCCTATTGAAATATCTGGGTCTGCTCATTGATGTCCGACTCACCTGGAACCCGGCAGTGCGCCACTTCCTGGCCCAGTCCTCCAGGATCCAGGGGGCTATACGGTCCCTGTTAGCTAAGGGCAATGGCATCACCCCCAGGCTGGGACTCCAGCTTTACCAAGGCATGGCCGTCCCGCAGTCCACCTACGCTCTACCCCTCGTCCGGCTTAGCGTGGCCCAACACTTGGCCATCGAGCGTAAACTGCGGGCGGCCATACGACTATGCCTGGGACTCCCTCGCTCCTCTCCTGTGGCTGCCACCCTGGCAGAAGCAGGTTCATGGCCCTTGGAGCTCCTCTCCAGGCGCACCTCCCTCCGCCACATAGAGCGCCTCCACAAAGCGCCTGATGGGCGCCCCCTCTTGGACCGCCTTCTCACCAGGCCCAACTCCAAAATGGGTCAGGCGGCCCAGTACTTCGAAGACCTTGTTGGGGGACAGCCCGAGTccttccccctccctcctcgTCCGGACCTTGGACACCTCTACGAAGTCCACCCCTCCCTACCCGGTTCCCGGACGAAGCGGAACACTGCTGCTGTGGGCCTACGGCAGGAGGTCGCTGCGGTTCTCCAGGCCGAACCCCCTGGCACTGTCCCCATTTTCACGGATGGCTCCGTCCTCCCAGAACCCTGTCCATCTGTGGCTGCAGCCTGCACTGCCTCATCGCTCCACTCGAGCAGACAGTCCAGGCTCCTATTTGTGGCCTCGTCCACAACTGCCGAACTGGCCGCCATCCATTTGGCTGCAGACATCCTGAACGAACACCCTGGGATCAAGGAGGCAGCCATCTATACCGATtccagggcagccctccagctcctcctAAGGCCTTTCAAGGGCCCACCCATCGCACGCAGGCTGGCTTGGCGGCTCGACGAACTGTGCACCAGAGGTACCCGCATCCGGCTGACCTGGGCCCCGGCCCATGTCGGTGTCCTGGGCAATGAGGAAGCGGACTCCCTGGCTAAAGCGGAACGCTCCCCAGGAACTCCGCTCTCCAAGAACCTCTGCTCCTTCGACCTTGTAAGGAGCATAGtggaccgcctcctcctcctcgatcACCCTGATCCCAGGGTGGCTAACGGCCATCCCCCACACCTTCTTCCAAATCTTGGCCTGCACTGCAAGGACCGCAGCCTCCTCCTGAGgctcagggtaggctgcgccaacatCGGCTCCCGCCTGTTCCGCATTGGCCTCTCCGACTCCCCTGGGTGCTCCCTCTGCAATTACCCAGAAGAGACAACCCAGCACCTCCT CGTCATTCCGAAGTCGGATCGTGTCGTGGTTGTGGTGCtgtttgtgtgcggcgtcggcATTGCGGGTGCGGCCAGTTCATacggcgtggtcggtggaggatcttcgtcgTTTGTCTG gagcttgcgcctccaggagttcatCACCGTCGTCTACAAATCTGGACGCAAGCACACCGACGCGGACTGCCTATCTCGAGCCCCTGTCGACAAGCCGCGGGAAGAGGACGACGAGGACGCCTTTTTTGGGGCCCAGTAA